A region from the Halomarina litorea genome encodes:
- a CDS encoding HAD-IIA family hydrolase yields MEEVDTAVVLAAGIGSRLRPVTLDVPKGCIPVAGTPILGHQLHAYADAGVSNVVVVVGYLPDRARAVCEEVAASREDLSVSVVENDRYANTNNLFSLYQAREELAGEPFLLSNGDVVFDPCVVETLLDSDADSAIACDYGTYSEEAMKVTTDGDGHVDHIAKDVPPEAASAVSIDAYRFSREFSTRLFDRGGRLLDDGQYDAWAEVAIDAVLGECEVAPVDIGGARWVEVDDMVDLRAADRTFGSFSLTDKEAVFFDLDGTLYLGDTLLDGAADVVEALRAAGVDVYFLSNNSSAWKPEYARKLTALGIPAAPEDVVLSTDGVIAYLEARGAERLYVVGTSAMRDALADRGFAVEEDDPEYVVVGFDRELTYEKVRRATLAIREGAEFLLAHGDTVCPTPEGFVPDCGAIGALLETATGREPTRVFGKPDPAMVSHILETDGIAPEDVAVVGDRLSTEISMAERVGCLSACVLTGEATRADIATSAVQPSVIVDTVGDLLSYADDADGEVRVSNTVSND; encoded by the coding sequence ATGGAGGAAGTCGACACTGCCGTCGTCCTCGCTGCAGGCATCGGCTCCCGGCTCCGGCCGGTCACCCTCGACGTCCCGAAGGGGTGTATCCCCGTCGCCGGGACCCCGATCCTCGGCCATCAGCTCCACGCCTACGCCGACGCCGGGGTGTCGAACGTCGTCGTCGTCGTCGGCTATCTCCCCGACCGGGCGCGAGCGGTCTGCGAGGAGGTCGCCGCCAGCCGCGAGGACCTCTCCGTCTCGGTCGTCGAGAACGACCGATACGCCAACACGAACAACCTGTTCTCGCTGTACCAGGCCCGGGAGGAACTCGCCGGCGAACCGTTCCTCCTGAGCAACGGCGACGTCGTGTTCGACCCCTGTGTCGTCGAGACGCTCCTCGACAGCGACGCCGACAGCGCCATCGCGTGTGACTACGGGACCTACTCCGAGGAGGCGATGAAGGTGACGACCGACGGAGACGGCCACGTCGACCACATCGCCAAGGACGTCCCGCCGGAAGCCGCGAGCGCCGTCTCCATCGACGCCTACCGCTTCTCCCGGGAGTTCTCGACCCGCCTGTTCGACCGGGGGGGCCGACTCCTCGACGATGGACAGTACGACGCCTGGGCCGAGGTGGCCATCGACGCGGTCCTCGGCGAGTGCGAGGTCGCCCCCGTCGACATCGGCGGTGCGCGCTGGGTGGAGGTCGACGACATGGTAGACCTTCGGGCCGCCGACCGGACGTTCGGGTCGTTCTCGCTGACCGACAAGGAGGCAGTCTTCTTCGACCTCGACGGGACGCTCTACCTCGGCGATACCCTCCTCGACGGGGCCGCGGACGTCGTCGAGGCCCTCCGGGCGGCCGGCGTCGACGTCTACTTCCTCTCGAACAACTCCTCGGCCTGGAAACCGGAGTACGCGAGGAAGCTGACCGCACTCGGTATCCCGGCCGCCCCCGAGGATGTCGTCCTCTCGACGGACGGCGTCATCGCCTACCTGGAAGCGCGAGGGGCCGAGCGCCTCTACGTCGTCGGGACGTCGGCGATGCGGGACGCCCTGGCAGACCGGGGGTTCGCCGTCGAGGAGGACGACCCGGAGTACGTCGTGGTGGGGTTCGACCGCGAACTCACCTACGAGAAGGTCCGGCGGGCGACCCTCGCCATCCGCGAGGGTGCCGAGTTCCTCCTCGCCCACGGGGACACCGTCTGCCCGACGCCGGAGGGCTTCGTGCCGGACTGCGGGGCTATCGGAGCGCTCCTGGAGACGGCGACCGGCCGCGAACCGACGCGCGTCTTCGGCAAGCCGGACCCCGCGATGGTCTCCCACATTCTCGAGACCGACGGTATCGCCCCCGAGGACGTCGCCGTCGTCGGCGACCGCCTATCGACGGAGATATCGATGGCCGAACGGGTGGGCTGTCTGTCGGCCTGCGTACTCACGGGCGAGGCGACGCGGGCGGACATCGCCACCAGCGCGGTCCAGCCTTCCGTCATCGTCGACACGGTCGGTGACCTCCTCTCGTACGCCGACGACGCGGACGGCGAGGTGCGCGTTAGCAACACCGTGAGCAACGACTGA
- a CDS encoding glycerophosphodiester phosphodiesterase, which translates to MQRADSTVTSGAPPDSPGDGGFTTIAHRGFAGVFPENTLEAVRGSTTGGSVPSAGMVEIDVMPSAEGVPVVFHDGTLDRVTDADPSRQGQAVWETPLDELRSLDVLDSGQPIPLLEEVVEALPASVALNAELKHPGVDPGPEGLLTQDALKRSRRDWRPFVDRVLALVGASGHDLLVSSFFEGALGAVRDADPDVPLAAVLSDSIEDGFTVARRHDCEAVHVPRNMVPGTPLFDEAYVAGPYEPVDVVARAHREGRLVNVWTIETPEHAAAFAGTAVDGLITDVPLDTMVR; encoded by the coding sequence ATGCAGCGCGCTGACTCGACTGTGACGTCGGGCGCTCCTCCTGATTCGCCCGGCGACGGGGGTTTCACCACCATCGCTCACCGGGGGTTCGCGGGCGTGTTCCCGGAGAACACGCTCGAGGCGGTGCGCGGTTCGACCACGGGCGGATCGGTCCCGTCGGCCGGGATGGTCGAAATCGACGTGATGCCGAGCGCCGAGGGGGTCCCTGTCGTCTTCCACGACGGGACCCTCGACCGGGTGACGGACGCCGACCCGTCGCGACAGGGTCAGGCGGTCTGGGAGACCCCGCTCGACGAACTGCGGTCGCTCGACGTCCTCGACAGCGGCCAGCCGATACCGCTCCTCGAAGAGGTCGTCGAAGCGCTTCCCGCGTCGGTGGCGCTGAACGCCGAACTCAAACACCCCGGCGTCGACCCGGGGCCCGAGGGACTCCTCACCCAAGACGCCCTCAAGCGGAGTCGGCGGGACTGGCGCCCGTTCGTCGACCGGGTGCTCGCCCTCGTCGGGGCCTCCGGCCACGACCTCCTCGTCTCCTCGTTCTTCGAAGGTGCGCTCGGTGCGGTCCGCGACGCCGACCCCGACGTTCCGCTCGCCGCCGTCCTCTCGGACTCCATCGAGGACGGCTTCACCGTCGCCCGCAGACACGACTGCGAGGCGGTCCACGTCCCTCGGAACATGGTTCCGGGGACGCCCCTGTTCGACGAGGCGTACGTCGCCGGTCCGTACGAACCGGTCGATGTCGTCGCCCGCGCCCACCGGGAGGGGCGTCTGGTCAACGTCTGGACCATCGAGACGCCGGAGCACGCTGCCGCGTTCGCGGGAACCGCCGTCGACGGCCTCATCACCGACGTTCCCCTCGATACGATGGTCCGGTAG